One part of the Quercus lobata isolate SW786 chromosome 7, ValleyOak3.0 Primary Assembly, whole genome shotgun sequence genome encodes these proteins:
- the LOC115951741 gene encoding uncharacterized protein LOC115951741, giving the protein MSVSRYPAEESSSMPKRIKMGTPLVLGFSDEDKIRTIQPHDDTLVVTLRIGGYDVKKVMIDQGSRAEIMYSDLYNGLNLKLENLSADSSPLVSFEGKMVIPKGQIRLPVQTGPDVVEVDFIVVNAFSTYTAIMGRPWLHTLGAVSSTLHQKMKYPSRGQVLEIVGNQSTVRQCLVVDPTSA; this is encoded by the coding sequence ATGTCGGTATCCCGTTACCCAGCCGAGGAGTCTAGTTCAATGCCGAAGAGAATCAAGATGGGTACCCCATTGGTGTTAGGTTTTTCAGATGAGGACAAAATTAGAACCATACAGCCACATGATGATACTTTAGTGGTCACACTCAGGATTGGTGGGTACGATGTGAAAAAAGTGATGATTGACCAAGGCAGCAGAGCTGAGATAATGTATTCCGACCTATATAACGGGCTAAATCTGAAACTTGAAAACTTGTCAGCCGACAGTTCTCCTTTAGTgagttttgaaggaaaaatggTCATTCCGAAAGGTCAGATCAGATTACCCGTGCAAACCGGCCCAGATGTGGTAGAGGTGGATTTCATTGTTGTAAATGCTTTCTCTACCTACACGGCCATTATGGGCAGACCCTGGCTTCATACCCTAGGGGCTGTCTCATCTACTCTTCACCAGAAGATGAAGTACCCATCTAGAGGCCAGGTTTTGGAGATAGTAGGAAATCAATCTACCGTCAGACAATGCCTGGTAGTGGATCCAACATCGGCCTGA
- the LOC115951740 gene encoding uncharacterized protein LOC115951740 has product MAMRWFDSLNPNSINSFKQLTQAFGSRFITSNRVPRPLDSLLSLSMREGETLKAYSDRYWEMNNEIEGNYDDVAISTFKRDLPTKHGLRKSLTGKLVTSVRQLMDRIDKYKKVKEDQQTRKGKAKVVPQERRDFRSDRFNNSNQPRRDYSEQSGSIGAQAVHAVFREPLHKILEKVKNELFFQWPSRMAGNPAKRNQNLYCEYHQEPGHTTDDCRNLKNHLDRLVQEEKLRHLLHHPVGRQEQTSVEAGQSTLRLPISTINVILANLGRTDSHPFRVMLVARLPVEVDDWESKRAKGIASPILRFLNEDKVGTIQPHDNALVITRRIGGYDVRRVLVDQGSAVEVMYPDLYKGLKL; this is encoded by the coding sequence atggcgatgagatggtttgacagCCTCAATCCAAACTCCATAAATTCTTTTAAGCAGCTAACACAGGCTTTCGGTTCTCGCTTCATAACGAGCAATAGGGTTCCTCGGCCCTTAGATTCCCtcctatccttgtccatgcgagaaggagAGACCCTGAAGGCCTACTCGGACAGGTATTGGGAAATGAATAACGAGATAGAGGGAAATTACGATGACGTCGCCATCAGCACATTCAAGAGAGACCTGCCAACAAAGCACGGTTTAAGAAAGTCCCTGACTGGGAAACTGGTTACCagcgtgcgccaactcatggaccgaATCGACAAGTACAAGAAAGTCAAAGAGGACCAACAGACGAGAAAGGGCaaagcgaaggttgtccctcaggagaggagggacttcaggtcggaccgcTTTAACAACAGTAACCAGCCAAGAAGGGATTACTCGGAGCAGTCTGGATCCATCGGGGCACaggcagtccatgctgtgttccgagaaccattACATAAGATCCTAGAGAAAGTGAAGAACGAATTGTTCTTTCAATGGCCAAGTAGGATGGCAGGCAACCCTGCGAAACGTAACCAAAACCTATATTGCGAATATCACCAAGAACCGGGCCACACCACCGATGATTGCAGAAATCTGAAAAACCACTTAGATCGGCTGGTCCAAGAGGAAAAGCTGAGACACCTCTTGCATCATCCTGTTGGACGACAAGAGCAGACGAGTGTCGAGGCAGGGCAAAGCACATTGAGACTGCCCATTAGcacgataaatgtcattcttgccAATCTAGGAAGAACCGACTCCCATCCTTTCAGAGTGATGTTGGTGGCCCGACTCCCCGTTGAAGTTGACGACTGGGAGTCTAAGAGGGCTAAAGGGATAGCCTCGCCCATACTCAGATTCTTGAATGAGGATAAAGTTGGAACCATCCAGCCCCACGACAATGCTCTAGTCATCACACGCAGGATTGGGGGATATGACGTGAGGAGGGTGCTAGTCGATCAGGGCAGTGCCGTGGAGGTAATGTACCCCGACTTGTATAAAGGGCTGAAGCTGTGA